A window of the Bacillus sp. A301a_S52 genome harbors these coding sequences:
- a CDS encoding MTH1187 family thiamine-binding protein — translation MAIADVTIMPLGAGTTSVSDVVAEVHRLLKRSELPINYQLTPMSTILEGEVDDLYAILKQIQEVPFSLGHKRIAMNIRIDDRRDKMSSMKSKVAMVNKKLIDETD, via the coding sequence TTGGCTATAGCAGATGTAACGATTATGCCTTTGGGAGCTGGAACAACAAGTGTGTCTGATGTAGTGGCAGAAGTACATCGACTCTTGAAGAGGTCTGAACTGCCAATTAATTATCAGTTAACACCGATGAGTACAATTTTGGAAGGTGAAGTTGATGATTTATATGCGATACTTAAGCAAATTCAAGAGGTGCCTTTTAGCTTAGGTCACAAACGTATAGCAATGAACATTCGTATAGATGACCGAAGAGATAAAATGTCATCTATGAAAAGTAAGGTAGCGATGGTCAATAAAAAATTAATAGACGAAACGGATTAA
- a CDS encoding DUF2759 domain-containing protein, translated as MIMGIITLLITIFAIIGGYKELKRKNFFAVGFAAISVAVFGWFSIRTLIAFFLYGGGGTVG; from the coding sequence ATGATAATGGGAATCATTACGCTCCTGATCACTATTTTTGCTATTATTGGGGGCTACAAGGAATTAAAGCGTAAAAATTTCTTTGCTGTTGGTTTTGCCGCGATTTCAGTGGCTGTGTTTGGATGGTTTTCTATTCGTACACTCATAGCATTCTTTTTATACGGCGGTGGGGGAACTGTCGGATAA